Part of the Pseudoliparis swirei isolate HS2019 ecotype Mariana Trench chromosome 18, NWPU_hadal_v1, whole genome shotgun sequence genome is shown below.
ttttatataaaacaTGACTTACAGAAACTTACTGCAGTCTTTTCAGCATTAATACAAGcgtgatgaaactcaatttgaaaggagaaggagggggcggagctttccagagtaacagtgaacGTGGTCATCAACACTGGGCCTTTTACTCTTGCTCTAGTTGTAATGACTCTGACATAGTCAATTTACTTTAACActgtatattttacacaaacatgtttaactctgaatatttacaccaacactgggggctAAATTGGTTGAATCACTCTTGCTATTGTTATACTTTGACAAtgaatttttaacactggggaatttagTGTGTCTTTTTCAGGTATAACTCTCGTAGTTAGACATGTGCCATTGTGCATGTCATGACTCATCTCAATGAACTAAAACACAGATAGACTGTAACCTAAAAAACAAATAGTAAAACTGCATTTCATAATGCCCCAGGACAAtagatattcattgaatgtgttgtaactttgTAGCGCTGTTCATTCTatacacatgtcatctattgcttctgtcgatccagggagagggatcctcctctgttgctctcctgaaggtttcttttatttcctttttccctcgtgaaaggtttttttctgtttttttggagtttttcctgatccgatgtgaggtcctgggacagggatgtcgtatgtctacagattgtaaagccctttgaggcaaatttgtaattttttatattaGGCTATACAAACTAAACTgagttgaattgaattgatcatCTAGAAGTGTGTTCATCTAACTGTTAtatatgtaggaggaggatCCTGTACTGAGCtttgaaaagaaatgtaaaaatccAACCTTCAGTTTCTAGAACGCCCTCTGTTCTAATGACACCTTCAGAGGATTTACAAAAGATACCAATGAGGGATTAGAGTGGGAAGACAGACTGCAACGGGATGCCTTGTATGCACAGTGCTTAAACGATGAGGAAGTGACACTTTATGtgcaatattttacatttaggaATATACCAAAAGGAATACAAGTTCTGCAGATGAAAAGGGATCGATCCACTAGctgttcttcctttttccttGTCAAtgggtttttagtttttttccaatTTAAGGATAGTATTttgtacatatttataatgCCTTTGAGACTGACTTTCTTGTTTTGGGGCAATAGATATTTAACTAACTTGACTTGAAATACAGGGACTACCACAATAATACATATTGTTTGTCAAATTAGACTTATCTCTTGctcacaaaaataaacaaaggcTGGTAATGAACCTTAACAGTATTCTCTCGAATCTTTGAATTTATACTTTGGCTTAAACAGCAGGTGATCCAATCAGCAGAGTTAGAGATAGTTCAGACATTAAATGAAAACAGGAGTACATTTCTTTTCATGCATGCATTTATTATCTAGTCAattctttatattttttttcttttcatattatACGTGAAAATGTTGCCACTGTAAAACAGATAATTACAATAAAATACCCCATGTGTGACACAATCAGCATAGCAGAAAGTGTTGACACATTTCAACAGGTTTAGCTGACGGTTGAGATGTTTTGAGGGTCATCAAGTCCTGCACAGTGAGTCACAAttcactctctctcacgcacTCACTCATATGCTTTtgcgcgcacacagacacataaatgCTGCGCAAAAAGAACTCCTGAGCAAATGCATTTCATTACATTTGTTCATACATATTAACAGATTTAATTCCTCATTGTGTTTGGTCCAGAGCCCGTTCATCAAATCCATAAATCCATTTGGCAAAAGTTTAAGACTTTCTGTTCACTGgatctttttaaaaatctggaaGGGATCAGTAAGAAAAATGTCCAATGATTTGAGGATGTCATCGTGAttaagacacagaggacacttcTGTCTTGCTGTCAGACAGTgcgaaatcgaattatccgtttcatgtaaacaccttagtcggactatgtgcggtccgaccagttgataattcgactcgtaactctgaattcgattcgaatAGTTTCTGCCGCCAGGTtgcctcttgttctgcctgtttatatttctagactgaaataatatcagaGCCACCAGATATGACATgcaattactcactgccatgtatattgggataacagctgatcccccaaaagatagcatagtccgactaaagcaagattcgaattataccatcatgtaaccgcactgagagACTGAGGTCTCATCCTCCACCATGCCGCCCATTCCAATAGTGGTCAGCATGCAGTTACGGAACTGAAAATGAGAGCAAAGAAAGCAACTTGAGAAACAAGTTCACGTTTTCAAGATTGAGCAAACAACAAAAGGTAAGTACTAGAAAATAGACATTATATTGAGCCAACCTGTTTGTTCAACAGCACATAGATAATAGGGTTATACAGGGCTGAGCTCTTTGTAAAGAATGAAGGGATAGCTGCTGTCATGGCTGTGAAGGACGCTCCCTTGTTCATGAAGATCCAACCGGCAAAAGAAGCATATGGCACCCAGGCTACAAGGAAGCCAATGACCATCAAGACGCACATGCGTGTCACTTCCCTCTCAGCCTTCTGGGTAGACTCTGACTCCTGCTGCTGGGCTGCGGCCTGAAGTGTTTGATCAAATAAAAGATCAGTTCATCAGTAGTGGACCTTTCTTTGTGAGTTTATCTGAATGTCAATGATATTAACAAAGAAAATGACAAAATAGTGTAAAAATAACTTAAACTTCACTTACAGCTTTGACTGTAAGTGAAGAAAATGACAAAGACGGGAATGAAGAAGTGGACGACAAACATGTACGTGACGTATGATTCATTGTTGAAGCCTGCAGCCAGAGTGTAGTAGTCCGGTCCACAGGAGCACTGCATGCCCTCAGGAAGGTACCTATGTGAAGTTTAAGAAAAACATTAAAGAACACAtttattaaattcaattcattttgtaTTGCCTAAAATCCCAAATTTGGGGTTTTATTATCTGTCTATTCAGTTGTATTAACATACATATTACCCTCTACAGTATCAAGAATATCTGAATGGGGTGTTTGAGAGGTTTAAGATCAAAATTGGCACAGCCGAGCAAGGAGGCTGCCCAAACAGATGGACTTTCATCCGGAAAGTTGATGGCGGAAATGCCAGGTCACCATTCTCCCACCATAAGAACCTCAGGTAGTCTTAGTCTTCCGGCCTTACATGAAATTGATCCACATCACACATAATAACAATCAGACCCTTGCAAAACCTACGGAGAACTCCCACCAAGATAATTGTGAGCTCTGGCCCAGTAAGAAGGTGGTTATTCAATGACGTGACTTGGAATCTTGCTGAGCAATCAAAGACGACTCGTACCTTCCCAGGTGTTTGAGGGTGGTATACTCCGTGATTGGGAATATACCAGGCTGATTGATTGTTGAGTTATTCTTTGGGAACCCTATCTGCATCACCACGAGCAATGATATCTTTCATAAAGTGCATGTTGTCTGAGCAGGACTTCTGGTCTCTCTTGAGCTTTCGGTCAAAGCCTTTTAGAAACTGAACATCACATGAATTATTAATGGTTAGATTTGCTCTGTCTTGTTTGAAAGGTGAGGGCATTTCATAATCGTCATCTTGTTTTTGTTCGATTTTATCTCTCAGTTTAGTCAAGAAGTGGAGATCTTCCTGAGATACGGTTGCATCTTCTCTTTCACTGGAGTCAGATTCTAGCACCTTAACTATATCATCTGGACTGATCATTTTCCTGATCTGAGTCTTGCAAACATAGTGAACCTCACCTTTGAGCTTGATTGTTGGTTTGGGTTCAGGTATCACTTTCCTTACAATGATGCGGTGACTTACTTCAATTGCATTGCGCGTCACCATAACTCACTATACTCCAACCTATAGATCTGTTTTCTGAACAAAGGGTGGGTTTTATCATTTTGCGTTGACACATACGTAGACTATTACTCTCGCTGATGTCTGTGTTGTATCGCCATCTTGCACAACTCTGTTGCATGTTGTTTCCTTGATAACATCTTCTAATTGTGTTGACTGTAGCTTTCTTTCCTTGCCATAACTTATGTATTTAGATAGTTCTCTCTttggttcttgttcttgttttcaGCGATCTTCGTGTATGCATGTGGGATGACTTTATGAGCAGATGTCACAGATCACCCGGCTACTGCAGCTCTTGGATTGATGTCCAGGATTTAAACATCCAAAGCACAGTATCTCACACTGATTGAACTTGACTCGGTCAGCGACTGTCCTTTCAATGAATTTGTGGCACTTGTGTAAACTGTGTCCTAACTTCTTACATGACACACATGTGACTATGTTTCTTTCACTGGTGTTGGTTGTAAAGATCTTGGCTCCTACAGTTTGGTTCTTGTAAGACACCGGGGTTTGGTTCTTGATCTTTGCTTTATCAGGTTCACTTTGTCGTAATGCATTGTAAGATGTTATAAGGTTGCACGCAATACTAGCTTccaatgacaggaatgtcacacAATAATGAAAGCTTGGGAACCTTCTGTGTTCCAGTTGATATTGTGTGGCCCTTCGGTTCCATCTGGTACTCAATCAGTCGGGTAGTTTCGCAGTTAGTTTTTGATTCTCAATATCATCATTAAGAACCTTTAGACTCTAACTGAGCAATAGCGAAATCACAACTACATAGAAAGTCCACAAATCTTCTTATTATGGCACTTTCCTTAGGGGCTTATTTTGATCATGCATGTAATTTGTTTTCTGAAGGCCTTGGCAATCACAAAAGGCTCGCCATAATGTTCCTTGAACATGTCCCATGCTGCGTGACATGAATCTTCTGAATCAATCAGTAAATAACCTGCTACTGCTTCTTTAGCTGCTCCTCCCACATACAGAATTTCTGAAGGAAGAAGATTTTCTCTGCAGTTCGAATATTTTTTCTCTCAATTAGTGTCTGAAAGGAAGACTTCCAATGATTAATTTGAGTGGATCCCCACTAAAGATTGTAGGCTCTGGGGAATGGGAAGCCTATTGGATGGTATGGCCTCAGCCAGGACTTTAACAAGCTCTCCTGTATCGTTTTGAAGCACACTCAGGGcacaatcacaccagacgcgacttttaAAAACGCAACCACACCAAAAATGCCTTGGCAAAAAcgtgccgggcaaaacagcgccgtgcgcctgtggagcagacctgcgtgcgcaagcaaccattgattttgggttcaagatatttttaaaaaagaaaggaaagagtacggcgaataccaccatctattccgcgaattgtgtctcgatggcgagcgctttcagttgcactttcAATCGAGCAggagtttgagtcgtgtttagattaaGAATTTTAAAGCTCTTcataattaaataccgctaatatgaggttctcgtcgggaaaacaggaaggaaggcCCGCCTCTTGCTTAATGCGATTAgctgcattggccgagtgtgacattgatgagcggtgcGCCTCCGCTCCTCCGCGCCTCCGCGCcacgcgcttaaagttgagaatatttaaacttttaaccGCGCCTGAGAAACGCAAGAAAAACACGCCGCGCGGCATctaaaaggcgcgtctgaaaggcGCGTTcaatagggaatcaatggttttgctagTGACGcatttttgagaggcgcgtgGTGTGATCGTGCCCTTATGCAGCCAGATCTCTTCTTAGTGGTTATGGGTCCTGATATACAGGGTTCACCTGATCAATTGCTTGCTCAAAGATAGGCAGCTCATACTTATGTGGAGTAAAACTTTGGTCtggataaaacacattttcatcatAGACTTGAAGCCTTGCTCTGGCTGCATCCAGTCTTTTTAGGTCCTCTAAATGTCGAAGCTCTCCTTTAAAGACTTCTAAAGACTTTTTCTTGCAGCATTCTCTTCTTgctgtttctttaagagagACGCTTCTTGTGTCTCCTTTTCTATTCTACGTTCAGTCTCTTCTCTTTCGCCTTGAAGACGTTGAGTTAATGCAGCTTCTTCTTGGTCTGCAACTATTCGCTTGTTCTCAACTTCAAGTCTTTGCAGTTTCTCTTGGTGGCACTCTTGCTCAGTCATAATCCTCAATACAGCTCTGGTAGCTGCATCCTCTGCAGCGGCCTCTTGTCTTTTAACGGAGGATACATTAGAGCGAATTGAAGTAGCCTTAGAGTCCGGTGATGCGTCAGGCCAAATCAGTTCCTCCTTTGTTTCTTGAATTTGAGACTGCACGTTGTGTACAACAATCTTGGTGactgatatacaggactgtctcagaaaattagaatattgtgataaagttctttattttctgtaatgcaattaaaaaaacaaaaatgtcatgcattctggattcattacaaatcaactgaaatattgcaagccttttattcttttaatattgctgattatggcttacagcttaagaaaactctaaaatcctatctcataaaattttaatatttcctcagaccaagtaaaaaaaagatttataacagctgagtgtttgtcaaggctcaggaaacccttgcaggtgtttcgagttaattagacaattcaagtgatttgtttaataccctactagtatactttttcatgatattctaatatttagagataggatattttagttttcttaagctgtaagccataatcagctatattaaaagaataaaaggcttgcaatatttcagttgatttgtaatgaatccagaatgcatgacatttttgttttttaaattgcattacagaaaataaagaacttcatcacaatattctaattttctgagacagtcctgtacattcaTCCAGCTTGCGGCGCATCTCGTGAGCTGGGCTGTTGATCCTTCGATAATCTTCATAAACAATATTCAGTTCAGATAATCCACTTTGAATAGTGCTGAAGTGATCTTGTAGGATGTTGCTAGAATCCTGTTTTATAACAGATCTGTTAGCCACCTTAGTTAAAGCTTTCCAGCGTTCGTAAATATTGTCAAAGTGAAGTataacttttttctttctgcaattcttttcctttttctgttAATATATGGGCTCTATCATTTTCTCGAGGCTCTTTAAACTGTATTGCTTGTTCTACAATGCTAGAGTCATCTGTCTGCTCTGCTTCTGCTACTTGTTCTACTAATGATCTCTCATATTGACTCGCTTTACTTGtttgtgacattttaaattatttgaaaGTAACCTGTACACAATCACATTGTCTTAAATAAGCAGTGCAGTTTACaatacacattttacaaaaatactcAAGAGAATATGATAAGCCATGTTAGGTTACTATCTTTTAAATTAACCCTTCAAATAAAGTACAGAATCGAAAACTTCACTCCAAATGGCAGCTTTCTAAAATGCACACAAACCAAAAATTATCTTTTCTTAAGGAAATCAATTCCCTATTTTCAATGAAATAATGAATGATCAATAACACTAAATAACATACATTAATGTACCTTAATATCTTTTTAAACACTGTTATGTGTTTTGGCTACACACAGCCCTTTGTAGTCCATTATACATTTCAATCTTTGTGTCACCTTTCAGAACACACACTTAAGTGTCTGATTTACGGACGTTTTCATGAAAAAACGGATGAACTTGTGTGTCCTTTAACAGTGGCTTATCTGTGACTCCGTCTTGACGAGCTGTCTTGCGCGAGCAGGTCCAGAAAATCACGCAGGTCCGAGTTCGACTATCACTCCCTTCAGGAATTACACGACACCATCGTTCTTGGGTTAGTGATGGATTTATTGGTTGCAAGTGCACCTCCGTCAACACCACCGTCATCAATCCATCATCGAACTCGCTGGCTGCACACAATTGAAAATTCACAGTTAATGTAAGCATCTTTGTGTGACTAGAAAAGCTCTGTATAAATTCGaaggattattattaatattattatggaaaaaaaacactttagttGAGTAATAATCAGCATACTTTCAGTTTACAATAAAGAAAAGTGCACAATTATCCTCATCCACAAGTGTAAGTATTTGCAGGTACAATATTGTGTATATAACCTTTATGTTTCAGTTACTTttgattaaaatatttattttaaacaatatatatttgaggctaaattaattaattaatatatgttTTTCTTAGTTTTTCAAGGTTAATCTTGACCACTGATCTGCATATGGAGAACAGGAAGTGTTTTCACTGCTGGTTTGTTTTGATGGGGAGTGTGAAGTAATGGCAATAAACACATTGTGTGTCTTTAAATCAAACATTCAAACTGTTGACCCCTGTATAAGAAAGTGATCCAGGGAAAAAATATTATACAACCATGGCAATGCCCTGGATGTACAAACAAGGAACCATCTGTCACACAGCTTTCAGAAGTATTACAATTCCCACACATGGGATTTCCAGACCAAGGAGCTTGTGTTTATCTGCTTAGCATCCAAAAATGGTCACTAGCAAGCTGTTAAACCGGAGGGGTTTGGCCCTTTCTAATCTTCAATCCGAACAAATTGGATTCACACCTTGTGCGTAACTCAGAGGCAGGCGTTGAGCAGGTTGTCTGGGAGTCAGGGCGCACGTTAGAGGTGATACCTGTCTCCTTCAATTCACATCGCCTTCCAATGTGATTCCAGTGTCCACATACTTGCTCCAGAGGTCAAGGAATTAAAAGTTGTATTTGAGGTAGAAACTGAAGGTCAAGTATATTTTATCTATCTCTTCCGAAGTAGTCTGTTTAAAGGACACTATATGGACCAATATTGCCCCTATTGAATCAAAGTACAATACAATGTAATGCTGGCTGCTCTGTTTTTGTGATTTTAAAACATGCCTGTCTAGTTATTTAGATACAATGTTGCATACTTAAAACAACCTACATTGTGTGTCCTTGTCAGCAACAGAGAAACTCATCAAAGCATTACTTTAGTAAAAGTAGCAGTGTAGTAAAGTCCTGCATTTAACGTTTAACTTAACTAAAAGTACAAGCATCAAAATGTATAACAAATTAAAACTTAAAAGTACTTATTATTGTCAAGAGAATAGCCAATagtataataatgtatattatattactaCAATCTAATTATGTATGTGTTAACGTTAAAGTTGCAGCAACAGTTTATTGCTGACTTTACATACtgctatttatatatactatatatattgaaataggCCTACTATACATAAGTGCATATTAGTTTCTCATACTAAATcatgaaaatgttttaatttgaatttgGGACCTGCCGAGCATTAAACAATTAAACCAAGAGCAACCGAAAAATACACttctttaaaataatgaaaagttCAACCACAATTATTTATACACGGCGGCATTAGATGGATTAAAGGGGTCAGAGTGGTGATTTGCTTTTGTTGTGCATCTGGTGCAACGAGAGCTGAGCTCCAAATGAGATTGATATAGAAGCTTGGAGATACTCTTAACCCCGAGGCAGGTGAGAAGTATAAAGCTTAGATCAAAAGGGTGCCTGCTCGTGGGTAAAGTCACAAACAGTAATTGGATTAGCTTTCTGCTTTGCAGCTATGCAAATACTTAACACACTCCtgtgcaaccctgtatcacaaaaattacgttcccccagacctaaaatgcaatttgcagttacgtttgactgaaacgtatttctctccaaattacgtttgactgaaacgtatttctcttcagattacgtttgcatttgacgtattataattacaaatacgtctctgatcaacgtatctttgccgtttgtttggcctatctctcttttctacaatgctgttatgaattgtaaaaagcgtcctctagtcttatttattattattttatctgttgtttcgcctgcgtattatgacagcaataggcgttgtaaaggatcatatgaattggcgtgaagacttactgctggtgactctcctttattttctttttttaggtgacaatacattaattaaaactcgtacactatcaccacctcatcaccaccttaacagagttagtcccatacgggtcaaatcaactattaaacttgttataaaatgcgcatctgtccgtaatctataccataaagttcgcattttaacctaaaaaaaagtgcgcttccttttaacctttcaaaataaaagtccgatttatctgttaagcggaagtagtataaaacgtctatatttattcaaacaatacaatataaaaggcatacatacatcaaaatcaataaggaaaatgctaaacagtcaaacaactcaaaacaataaacccttcatggcgttatttacaggcgtatttacttctcatcaaacaaaaagagcaggtacccggaaaaatctgggaaataatttgggaattgttaataaaacatgatttacccttcaacttccactgatatgcatgcaaactaagacatcatttcacacacacacacacacacactgacagaaacacatagacactcacatacgtacacacacacacaggcagagacacacacatactcacacacacagacacacactctcatacgcacacactcttacacatgcacacacacacagacagacacactcacacacacacacacagaatgacagacacacacacagacacactctcacacacagacacacactcagacacacacatacagacactcacatacatacaaacacaggcagaatcacacacacacacacacacacacacacacaaatacacatgcacacacacgcatactctgcagactgacccttgacctcccaattgtctctcagatataaccctactgctttatatttaatatattatatttacctaaatataagactttgaggtcatgaggggaatcccctccaaaactttcacaagagaaaattgtgccaataacccttatacgatccttaaaaccagtcttttagttaatttttcatacattcaatcaacttaaagatctggattcttttcagattcaaagaagggcctctgaatatgaataccctacggctttggaccgatagctctgagttaagggccccaaaaacaggtccaaatggtcaaattgggccttattctcttaaatttgcatattttttgacaagtgcaaaaatggccataatctcctaaatattcgtcctggaaatcccaaattgaacacagacactcaggacagggcctacaatgaggtgatggggtgaaatttcctccgaaacacccacaagagttaattggctgtctgaaatccaggacttaaagagggtgtgtggtttaacaaatctgagaccctgttgtgagcttgggctgattttaacttttttttcttctaaacatgtcagagcttagctttcttttgcaggttgtagcccctcccaaatggagcccaaccatgtaggctggcaacatatagcacttagcatccctacttgggaagggtttaaaaacccggaaaaaactaaattccttccttcaaaggttaacaactccttaaatgtttgtactatatgaacaatttcaattgtattctaccccatttgggagtggctacaacctggaaaagaaagctaagctctgacatgtttacccaatttgaccctttggacctgtttttaaCTCAGTCCAAAacgttagggtattcatattcagaggcccctctttgaatctgaaaagaatccagatctttaagttgattgaaagtataaaaaatgtactaaaagactggttttaaggatcgtacaagggttattggcacggtgacaattttctcttgtgaaagttttggaggggattcccctcatgacctcaaagtattatatttaggtagatataatatattaaatataaagcagtagggttatatctgagagacaattgggaggtcaagggtcagtctgcagagtatgcgtgtgtgtgcatgtgtaaatgtgtgtgtgtgggtgtgtctctgcctgtgtgtgtatgtatgtgagtgtctgtatgtgtctgagtgtgtctgtcattctgtgtgtgtgtgtgtgtgtgtgtgtgtctgtgtgtgtgtgtgtgtgtgtgtgtgtgtgcgtgtgtaagagtgtgtgtatgtgtgtgtgtgtgtgtgtgtgagtgtgtgtctctgcctgtgtgtgtgtacgtatatgagtgtctatgtgtttctgtcagtgtgtgtgtgtgtgtgtgtgtgtgtgtgtgtgtgtgtgtgtgtgtgtgtgtgtgtgtgtgtgtgtgtgtgtgtgtgtgtgtgtgtgaaacgatgtattagtttgcatgcatatcagtggaagttgaagggtaaatcatgttttattaacaattcccaaattatttcccagatttttccgggtacctgctctttttgtttgatatacacctgtaaataacgccatgaagggtttattgttttgagttgtttgactgtttggcattttccttattgattttgatgtatgtatgccttttatattgtattgtttgaataaatatagacgttttatactacttccgcttaacagataaatcggacttttattttgaaaggttaaaaggaaacacactttttttttaggttaaaatgcgaactttatggtatagattacggacagatgcgcattttataacaagtttaatagttgatttgacccgtatgggactaactctgttacggtggtgatgaggtggtgatagtgtacgagttttaattaatgtattgtcaccgaaaaaaagaaaataaaggagagtaaccagcagtaagtcttcacgcca
Proteins encoded:
- the LOC130207919 gene encoding LOW QUALITY PROTEIN: green-sensitive opsin-like (The sequence of the model RefSeq protein was modified relative to this genomic sequence to represent the inferred CDS: inserted 2 bases in 1 codon), with the translated sequence MQIGFPKNNSTINQPGIFPITEYTTLKHLGRYLPEGMQCSCGPDYYTLAAGFNNESYVTYMFVVHFFIPVFVIFFTYXVKAAAAQQQESESTQKAEREVTRMCVLMVIGFLVAWVPYASFAGWIFMNKGASFTAMTAAIPSFFTKSSALYNPIIYVLLNKQFRNCMLTTIGMGGMVEDETSVSHKTEVSSVS